In Brevundimonas subvibrioides, a genomic segment contains:
- a CDS encoding CsbD family protein yields the protein MTEQRIEGAANGISGKLKNGLGNLTGDTRLQVEGKFEEVKGKALDAYGRAIDKLETLSERAPADLRDPINTGLDFARRKPLLTTGIIAGLAFLLAGSGRRRY from the coding sequence ATGACCGAACAACGCATCGAAGGTGCCGCCAACGGCATCAGTGGCAAGCTCAAGAACGGCCTGGGCAATCTGACCGGCGATACCAGGCTGCAGGTCGAGGGCAAGTTCGAGGAAGTGAAGGGCAAGGCGCTCGACGCCTATGGCCGCGCCATCGACAAGCTGGAGACCCTGTCGGAACGCGCCCCGGCCGACCTGCGGGACCCGATCAACACGGGCCTGGATTTCGCGCGCCGCAAGCCGCTGCTGACCACGGGCATCATCGCCGGCCTGGCCTTCCTCCTCGCCGGCTCGGGCCGCCGACGCTACTAG
- a CDS encoding phage holin family protein, which produces MLRFILQALVTALGLWLSAYVVPGVDFSSTGSLIAAAVLLGIVNAIVRPILVLITFPLTVVTFGLFLLVVNATTIGLVASFLGGFSVDGLWAGVGAAIITGLVSLIAGSSIQDDRPRARR; this is translated from the coding sequence ATGTTGAGATTCATCCTGCAGGCGTTGGTGACGGCGCTGGGGCTCTGGCTGTCGGCCTATGTTGTGCCGGGCGTGGATTTCAGCTCGACCGGGTCGCTGATCGCGGCGGCGGTGCTGCTGGGGATCGTCAATGCGATCGTGCGACCGATCCTGGTGTTGATCACCTTTCCGCTGACCGTGGTGACGTTCGGTCTGTTCCTGCTGGTCGTGAACGCCACGACGATCGGACTGGTCGCGTCCTTCCTTGGCGGATTCAGCGTGGACGGCCTGTGGGCCGGTGTGGGCGCGGCCATCATCACGGGTCTGGTCAGCCTGATCGCGGGCTCGTCGATCCAGGACGATCGGCCGCGCGCGAGGCGCTAG